The following is a genomic window from Fusarium oxysporum Fo47 chromosome IV, complete sequence.
AAAGAGCTTGGCATTAGTCCGACTTCCGGAACAAGGCACTGGCATCTCTACAGGACAGGTCCAGTGCAAGACTAATCCCTACAGACCCAGAAGATGGACAGTCCGTTCCATTGTCTTGCCACTCATGGAGGAagagacgagacgagacgggATGTCGCGAATATTTCTGGAGAATGTAACGCTGTCTATAAATCCGCGGCCTTAATCACGTTCCTGTGTTGCATTTATGTTCCTTCATGCCACCGCCTTAAGTACGAAGGGCCCCAGCCAAGTGCAACCCACTCGTGGTACTTCTTAACCTTCTTTACAACTCTATTCCCAGCTCTCTGGTCATCATTGGAGCTCGAAGGTTTCATCAAGAGAAAATGGCCGCTTCTACTAGCCCAGCCCAAGTCCAGGGCGACTTCGAGAAGCAGATACAGCCTGAGAACCATACCATCAATGATTTCCCCGACAAGGAAAAGGAGCATGATTCCGATGATAGCTCCGAGATTAAGCAGGATGGTGTCAAGCGTGTTGAGGCCATCACCAAAGTCTGGTCTCCTGGTATGATGTGGGCTGTCTTCATATTGTATGCTCTCCAATGTTCCGACTTGTAAGCCAACGAGAACCAGCTAACATTGATACAGCCTCTACCTGGTCAACTTCGTCGACACTCTACTTCAGGCTGTTCACTCCAGCTTGGTGCCATATGTCACTTCTTCGTTCAGCCAGCACGGCCTGCTTGCAATTACCAGTGTTTTCGGATCCATCATTGCGGGTGTCAGCAAGCTCgccattgccaagatcatcGATATCCGCGGCCGAAACGAGGGGTTCCTGCTAATGATTCTGATAATTATCATTGGAATGATTATGAAGGCCTGCTGTAAGAATGTCGAGACTTACGCTGCTGGTCACACCTTCTACTGGGTTGGCCACGTTGGGTTAAGCTACATTATCGATGTCGTTCTCTCAGATATGACCTCTCTTCGCAACCGTATGATCATGTTCGGCCTTTACATGAGCCCCCGACTTGCTTCGACCTTCGGTGGCCCTAAGATCGCAGAGTTGTTCTTCAAGCACTCAACCTATCGTTGGGCTTTCGGCTCTTTTTGTATCATccttgtcttcttctctatcCCTGTGTCTGCCATTTTCATGTACCATGAAATCAAGGCTAAGAAGCTTGGATACCTGCCAGAGAAGAGCCAGCGCAGTATCTGGGACTCAACCAAGTACTACTTCGTTGAGTTTGACATCGTTGGCATGATCCTCACCATTGCTGGCTTTTCTCTTATTCTGACCCCTCTCAACATTGCCACTCGCGCTCCCAACGGTTGGAAGACTGACTATATCATCGCAATGCTTGTTGTCGGCGTTGTATGCCTTGCTGGATTTGCTGCCTGGGAGAAGTGGTATGCTAAGGTACCCTATGTGCCTTTCAAGTTTCTCAAGGACCGAACCATCCTAGGTGCTTGCCTTCTAAGCGCTTTTCTCAACATGTCCATCTTTGCATGGGACACCTATTACAACTCATACCTCCAGGTTGTCCATGGTCTCAGCATCGCTACCGCTGGTTACACTCTAAACGCATTTTCTGTGACCTCAACTATTCTGGCACCCTTCATCGGACTGTAAGTTCCGCTACCCCGTCTACCAAACTGACCATTCTGCTAACATGGCATTCAGTTTCCTCCGTTGGTATGGAAGATACTACTGGCCTGCAGTCTTCGGCATCCCCTGGTGTGTCCTTGGTACTGCACTACTCATTCACTTCCGACAGCCTGGAAACGACATCGGTTACCTTGTCATGTGCCAGGTCTTCCATGGTGTGTGCGGTGGTATCTGGGCCATGACCGGGCCTCTCGCCATCATGACTCAGGTTACCCACCAGGAGATTGCCGTTGTGCTCGCGCTTTACTCTATGTTTGGCTCCATCGGCCAGGCCATCGGTTTCGGCATCTCTGGCGCTCTATGGACCAACGACCTACCAAGGGAGATGTACAAGGCTCTTCCCCAGGACGCCAAGAACCAAACCGCTGCCCTCTACGGCGACATGAAGCTGCAGATGGCCGACCCTATAGGTACCCCTATCCGAGATGCCGTCGTTCACGCCTACGGAGTTGTACAGCGCGAGATGGTCATTGCCGGCTGCGCTTTCTTGCCTTTGATCTGTATCTGTGTCATTGTCTGGCGTAACAAGCCGATCGACAGACAGCAGACTAAGGGTAATGTCTTTTAGATTGTGCTAGGAGCATCAAATAAATTGAACTTGGAGGCTTTGCAGTCTCAGTGGGTGGATCGACAAACAAGAACCAAAAGTGATTTATCTAAGATACAATCTCTCGTTTGCAAAATTGAGACTTGGCGATTTATCCTTACCGTGATTCACCAGCCTGTGAAGTCGTTTGTAAGGCTAGCTAATGACTTTATAGCCCAGGAAACATAAGATTTCGTAATAAGGAAGCTCACAAACGAAATATGATCGACTGTTCAATGACTCTAGGGAGAATTCAAATCCCAGAGCCCCGTCAGTCGAATATCAATCGGGTTCTCGGCGCTTCtttctcaacaacctgaTATCGAAGCAAGCTAATGTTGTGCATCTATAACAAAGCGATCTACGAGCGTATAATACCGGCGGGTCTCAAATTTCTTCTTATGCATTAATTAGACGGGTATCGACATTGATTCATGCCGATACGCATATTGTTCAGGATACCCGCATCAACACCTCACCTCGTGAGTTTGCCATTGCATCTGCCGTCCCTGTTTGCTACGCTCATAGGCTCACATGCCTTTTGTGTAACATCCAAATCAATAGCGCGACTGAAAATCCTTTAGCATCATGCGTGGCTCTGGTCTCTTTTTGCTAATCTACAAATTTTCTGGGAAACTCCTCATGCTCTATAGCTGATTCATTCTGCAATCGCCCGTGGTCACAAGATCGATGACTGCTTCACCTTGTGGGACGCATTGCGTAAGATGCGAGATATTCAGCAAGTTGAGGGTGTTGGCGGTTGCGAATTGACTGGAGACCAGAGTCGAGACGGCTTTACGCATTGAGACAATGGGTAGCCGCATGAGAATCACCGAGCGGGACCTCGAGTCTTGACATGTATGGATAAGCTGACTGATATCTCATCCGTCACTACCCCTAGCTTCATGTATTGTCCGTAATGGATGGCAGACATTATCATGGGCGTTTACTACTGCGAGGGCAGAAAGGCCCGAACAATGATCGCATTTGAAAAGTTGCTGAGATATGGTATGACAGTCTGGTGAACGCGTAAGGAGGCAGATTCAGAGCTATCACTGAACAAATCGCCCTCATAACAAAGAGATATGTTGTTCCCCTCTCATTAGATGCATGGCACTACAACCCCTTCTCACTGATTCACCAAGCAATCAGACAAGAGTGAGTGCGTACTATCCCACAACGCGACCATACTATCCAGGATATGATACACATGCAGTAGCGTGCGCGAACATCAGATTGCGCCCTGAGTGCTCGATTGCCAGATGAATCAACGACGATACAACTTCAACCCTGATCCCAGAGCATCCCGGTGTAACCAGTGACCATACTTTGCGGTCTGGCAATGAGCCAACAAGCAGAGTATGAAGCAGTCTGCTTTACTACTAGATTCATAAGAGGTCATGCTTAAGTTTTGTTAGGAGAGTTTGCATTGTCTGCAATACAAACGGATAAGAGAGCCTCTTGTTCTCTCGGACTATAAATTCTTGACATTCCCCCCTTGGATATGATCACCAAGAACTTGTTAAAGACTTTCGTCTACGCTAAGAACACTTTCATCTTGAAGTTTAAGATAACGCTCTATAACCTGGAAACACTCTTCACACACTCTGGCATCAGTCTTCACAGAATCTGCCTACCATCATGCCTGATCAGTCAAAGAAGGCTAATCAGCTAAAGAAGAATGGGGCTGGCAATAAAGGAGAAGCCTCTCAGCCGGCGAATGGGAAGCCATATGGATCTAGTGGAAATTCATCTACGCAGACCACATCAGGTGGAGGAGGCAATGCTCAGGCAGCATCAAGCCAACCAGAATCGCCTGCAATGGAACGTTATAAAAATCAGAAGCGCAAGGACGAGCCTCCCGTTTTAATTGCATTACCTGATCACGAGCCAAGACTTTGCCCGGAAGAAGTATCTAAAGACTTTGATGAAAAGCTCAACGAGCCTGAAGGGGAGAATCAGCCTGGCAGCAAAGGTAAAGGGGAGGGAAAGGGCCAAGGCAAAAACATCCAGAAATGATAGACACAGCGATCACAAACCAGGCGAAAAAGCTCGATGAAGCCAGGTTGGAGAACACGATCAACTGGAGTCCGGGGCTTTTGGTAGTGACGATTAGCGTTTCATGGTGTCATATTTTACTCTGGGTCAAATGTTagaggaggatggagacgTTTGAGAGAGAGATTGAATGTTGAGGATATCAGACTGTGGACCAAGATATTAATCCGAGACAATTGTTTTACATTATTCATCCACTTTGATATGTTACAGGTTAGAGACCCTCTTTGACAGGGAGGATCTGTCACGTAAAATTCCAGACTTTGACACGCTAGATGAACATGTTGAGAAGTTTGTTATTTTTCTAGATGCTCTGATAGAAGCAATAATAAGCTAGTGACCACATGATTTGATTGAAACTGTGGGTAAATGCACGTCATGAGATGGTTCATTGTAAGTCGGGAATGGTCAAGAATAGAGATTTTAGGTTTAAATATGACATTAACATACATTTTATAGCAATAAATATCATAGAATGACCAAGTCTAGCAGTCAACTAAAACACAATTTTCTCAACATGAATGGCATGCCCAGAAATGAGGTTCCAAGATACTCTAGTCTAGGCAATATCTTGGCGATGGCTTGGTGTGGAGTGCATGATGAACTCAATGTGACGGTTAAAATACGGTGCAGCTAATGGAAGGCTTGAAGAATAGGGCGGAAGCTATATCATGGCTTGACTGCCGAGCATTGACTGCAAATGACTGCTAGAGGCTGAGCTGACTGTCGTCGTCATGGCTGTCGATATTGCACGCATAAACCGCCAAGTATGGATACTCAAGGCCTATCTCACCAAAtggaggctgctgaggatgGATGGAATTTCTCGTATTTGAGCGCATTTAAAGTTGTATTACTGTATTCGTATCGGGGTACCACATCACATCATGAAGATGGTGTCGAGGTAAGGGACAGTAAATCACATACCAAAGTCTCAAAGTCGCAGTTCAAAAAGTAAGATACAGGTGAATCTTGTTCTCGGCAGGGGATAACACTCTAGAACACAATTGACCTGCCGTTTTCTGATAAATCTCTATCATGAGGTTTCTTTGTTGGGCAACATGAGAACAAGAGGCGCACGCATCGGAAATTGCAATGACGGAGAAACCCAAAATCCAGCCAATCGTCTGAAGGGTAGCAGTGGGGAAACACTATTTCAGGCACGCAACTCCGCTGAATGGCCTGGGCTGGGCACGATTTCGGCTCTTTTTTACCGTAGTCTCCCACTGAAAGAAAGTCAATAAAACTTGGGACCTCAGGTCTAGCTGACAAAAAGATTTAGGTAGCCTAGCCCGGGTTTAGAGGCCTCTTTATAGACTTCATTTTGGCACCCGGGAATAAGTTCAGCTCTCGAGGCCTCTGCCGCTATGGACAGTAGTTCATAATACAACCAGAAATGGTTAGATTGTGCCTGTCTACCTATACACGAGATGACGAGAGGCCTGTCAGACGGTAACGGTAATGTCGTTGTACGAGGTGGCACAGTCATACAGTTCAACATTAATACGGACCATGATAATGGATGATACAGACTGTGGGCTCTCATCAATGTTGTGCTGAAACTGAGACGCTCTCAGACGTTTCCTGTTCTACTGTAAGGGACGAAGACAGGGCCAAGTAAACAAAACGAGACGGAAAAACcagaaacaaagagaaaagagacgCAAAAAGGGGCAGACATTATATGTATGCAATGCAAGATAGCGTTTCTGGTGAGAATCATCTTCTCCGCATGATGCATCCAAGTACAAGTACAAATACAAATACAGTTACCGATGATTACAGAAACTctcttgttgtctttggACAAGCCCGCCAAGCCCTGGCCACTGGGTTCGACCGCGTGATACAACCATACCTGAACTACCTATAAGATACATGGGGTCCATGTACCGACACCATATGTAGATGGCATCCGGGCTTCCCGTAGATACCTGCGACCCAAGTTACTCGGCGCGGTCTTTTTTTGTTCTCGTACCGATgggttggggttggggttggggCTGGGCGGCTGCTGCCATCCAGTGACAGTGCCCAGAGTTGACTTACGCGGCAAGTTTATGTTTGTATTCCAAGAATTTTCCCTCCCTCCAGTTTTCTCCAGATTTGATATAGCAGGTGAATGCTTTGGTGACATTCATTTTACTGTGCATTCCCCTCCAAATGTTATCATCGGGTCATCTCCTCACAATTCCAATCCATTTCCGAGTTCGGCAAGACCGTCGCATCTAAagagacgagacgagacaagacaaagacaaacgGGCCCATCTCCCCCTTCCCTTGCACCCGCTGCCAGAAAAAACACCAAAACACCCCTGGCCCTG
Proteins encoded in this region:
- a CDS encoding major facilitator superfamily domain-containing protein, whose protein sequence is MAASTSPAQVQGDFEKQIQPENHTINDFPDKEKEHDSDDSSEIKQDGVKRVEAITKVWSPGMMWAVFIFLYLVNFVDTLLQAVHSSLVPYVTSSFSQHGLLAITSVFGSIIAGVSKLAIAKIIDIRGRNEGFLLMILIIIIGMIMKACCKNVETYAAGHTFYWVGHVGLSYIIDVVLSDMTSLRNRMIMFGLYMSPRLASTFGGPKIAELFFKHSTYRWAFGSFCIILVFFSIPVSAIFMYHEIKAKKLGYLPEKSQRSIWDSTKYYFVEFDIVGMILTIAGFSLILTPLNIATRAPNGWKTDYIIAMLVVGVVCLAGFAAWEKWYAKVPYVPFKFLKDRTILGACLLSAFLNMSIFAWDTYYNSYLQVVHGLSIATAGYTLNAFSVTSTILAPFIGLFLRWYGRYYWPAVFGIPWCVLGTALLIHFRQPGNDIGYLVMCQVFHGVCGGIWAMTGPLAIMTQVTHQEIAVVLALYSMFGSIGQAIGFGISGALWTNDLPREMYKALPQDAKNQTAALYGDMKLQMADPIGTPIRDAVVHAYGVVQREMVIAGCAFLPLICICVIVWRNKPIDRQQTKGNVF
- a CDS encoding uncharacterized protein (expressed protein), giving the protein MRAHSLYHPLSWSVLMLNCMTVPPRTTTLPLPSDRPLVISCIGRQAQSNHFWLYYELLSIAAEASRAELIPGCQNEVYKEASKPGLGYLNLFVS